The nucleotide sequence ATTTAACACTTTTCTATGTATTAgacatttatttttctaatgtCATGCTGACACCAAAATAGTGAcgtctgtttattttatttatttagagtgtATCCATTAATCCAATATCATAATATAACTAACATCTAATAACTAAAATATTAGGTCGTCATTGTCGGCCACTTTACCAAAAATGATCGTTCAACAGGCAAATAGAATAACTATATGTGCATTTTTGGTTTGTAAAATAACGAAACCCAAAGTTAGACTTAttcaattctaataataataaaaacaagaataaacttaCCCATGAATAAGAAAATACTGACTGAAAGGGCGCGTTTCATGTTGATGTGAATATAAATGATCTGGGCATTTATTAAAGTCCTTCCTTCTCTGAGTGCTCGTCAGCGATCCGTTTTTGAGCTGCACCCACTGATCTTCACAGAGTAAAGTCTTTCTGTGGCAGGGGGAGCTGCCACACAGTCTGACACGGCGCCTGTCCCGGGATCAGTGGCGTAGCGGACGAGAACAATAACCTCCTGCTGGGCTGTTGATCATGTATCGATGATAGCCAGAAATATTGTCCAAAACATCAAATTTAACCAATATTAAGAGGATTTGGCATTTCCAATGAATGAAGAACTGTTACATTCCTCTTATTATTAGGCCTGTTATTATTaagtttttagtattattaaatgAATACTAGTACAATAAATTTGCCCCGTAATAATTTCATAACGCATCACCACATAACTGGCGATCTTTGAGGATAATACAAATTACTCTATTATTAGCATATTCCTTattgaaaaatttaaaatatatatgatagCACACGTACATCTCGGAGACTTCTATTTGACGTCTGCATTTATATCTGCAAGACGTTTTTTTTAGAGTGTTTTCTCATCTGCAGTAGGCTACATCTATAGGACGTTTCCTTTTAGATGTCAATATTAGATGTCTTTAAtatgtttatgatttaaaatgtatcttaaaacagaactgacatctgaaagatgTTTGTAGACAGCTTTTCAGATCAAGatatctttaacagacatcttgcagacgtacgtgtgctatctgggatatgttttattattaaacaaggGTGTATTATACAATGAATCATAGGCCTATAATTACAATTCTTAACACTGCATTCATAAATGAAAAGTAATGGCATATAACGTTCCCAGAACGTTGCAGAGTGGTTGTTTTTAAAATGACCTAAGAATAACTTATACAGAACGttctctaatgtttttttttttttttttttgcaaccataAAATAACGTTCCCAGAACATTTCAAAACTTTGCAGATGTTTATGTGTAATGATCTATACAGAGCcctgaaattattttaatgcagcatgtattaaaatacagaaatgttttgttaaatgtgagccaaactcaatcacaattaaaagaaccaaagacttaaactacttcagtctgtgtgcactgaatttatttaatacacgagtttcacaatttgagttgaattactgaaataaatcaacttttccaGGACATTCTAATttaacgagatgcacctgtacacgATGACACCCAAGCCTTAAATCAGATTCCCTTCTTCACCCAGAAGTATACAAAAACACAgggagagcatttttttttttttttaaattctgtagAAATAATAATCTTAGAAGTTGGGTGCCTGCTACTAAATTTAGTTCAGTAGTTTGCCATGTACATGCACAGATTAATGCACCCTCTTAAAACTGAACCAGCAGGTGATGCTAAtgagctaatatatatatatatatatatatatatatatatatatatatatatatatatatatatataatatttcttgatgtttttcatttatatgcataACTTATAATACAAGAAacgttaataataatacaaataataataaggaTAATAAGATAATGATAGCAAGCCAATAATCACCAAGCGATGAAACAAAACCCATGTAAAATAAGTCTATACTCTTAAAGCAACCTAtttctcatttaaaataaatgaaataaataataataaaaaaaatcattaaaaagaaaatgattaatCATTAAAAGAACTGAATGTTAATCTATAATGTAATTCAACATATaacttttgttaatgtaaaaatgttctgGCAAAGAGTGGATACACAAAGTCAGAATACATGATTCATCTGTGATCAtccgatgatgatgatgacgtcTGTTATGATCTATCCTTTTTTCAAATTGGATGTGATGTCATACATCACAATAAATGCAGCAGCCACACCCACCAGAACCGAGATGACCAATCGGGTCACAACTTCAGGAAAATGACAGCAGAAGGTACAATCTgaggaaagaaaaaatgaaaaaggaaagTACATTGGAACAAGATCGACATTTCTTTTGAGGAGGATTCTGTCATGGTCACTGGAGTTAAGAGAGTTGCATGGGTGTTAATCTTAGTGCAGTTTAAATTCTTCCAAACTGTGTTAAGTCTGCTTATAAGCAGTAAGGGCCTCAAGTtgttgcctgaaaaaaaaaaactactatattCAACACGGCCAAAGTATGGCAGGACAATAAATAAATTCCAGAGTGAAACTGGaactttcatgcatttttttggCATTATCCAGTTCTATTACAGGATGGAAGAcggataatatttttaaaataacatttaataaagacCCTAAATACAATATTAGACATTTCAAAGGgtgtttacagtaacttactggcaacatTGTTggcagtaagttactgtaattaaGATTGACAGCAAACTGTATTTGATTTACAGTACCAAATGGAATTACtttaaaacaattcatttaaTCTGTGTACTACTGTATTTGCTGTAACAGCCTCTTTGGTGCCATTCCATTGAGGTTGTTTAATTTTCCTAATTTCTAACATTTGGATTGATCATACCTTGTAGGATCACAAGACAGTGTAGGATCATAATTCATATTGCATGCTACTCTGCCTTACAGTCAAACACTGGTGCTCAAATTATACTGTCACAGTGTCACCCAGTGGCCAAGTAAAACTTTACAATGAATGGCTCTATAGAACTAAGTTGTGAAATCAGACactgtataaatattaattatcatGTGTTATGACagttttaaaggtgccatatgcagaaattgaggtaaaaatatccataacatgacctacacgcatcaaaagaatgagaagaaataagggcgatgatgtcattaaaaaaatgtcaagttatagtgctgcagagatatcaaccttaattagcattagcattactagccccggcccgacaggtgttgtaataccagtttcggccgtgggaggcggtatgcgggcaacatatccaacagccaacctgcaatacacaaataactcgcacggcttgtgggcgtgtacttgaacctgatgtcaatcgtgtggaaagtacagcccactactttcagttcagggaagagagcggaaggatagctgaagcccttggctagagaccaacacccgctacagggaaacaaccgcgctcggaatcacaaatcaaatccgataagaataccagagtaaacatcggcactgcttttaatcgctggagacaactgatggacctgaaagaaatgaggttcgactccaaacttgcaagttagatgctgttagtatttcgctagaagtttgttttatatgtttgtgtatttgttttcgggaagttataacatagaaatgtatctaaggctgttcgataaacgtgctaatgttagcgatggctaaccgtagctgcgtttgataattagctagctataacctaacgttacccattttattatatagggctgtgcatgtctttactcatgtacatctcatcagtaaagacgctcctgtaattaggagtatatctccagcacgtgtgttcagatcaggattgccaggttttcaaaacatattctgcccagttgcttctcaaaactagcccaatctcgcttccagaaggttccccgataaaacattgcttcccggggttaaaatctaggtttttttagcagggttgcctcggtataattcgcattttaggggctaaatatcacgttatttgtattggggtcgctgtgaccagcggacatgaaaaacaaccaccacaaacttggcaacactggttggcatttactacacagagccgtaattcactgacaatctacacaacatcgatgttaaaatcgcaggcgattctttgtcgattttgaaagcgattttgtgttggttgtcggtagactaaggctctgtgtagtaactgtcgctccacctgaaccagtgttgccaagtctgcagttgtttttcatgtccgcggtttgaagcaatcacaataccaataacgtgatatttagcccctaaaatgctaattttaccagggaaacccttcccaaaaatgtatattttaaccccgggaagcaatttttatcggggaacctcccggaaacgcgattgggctagttttggactagttttaagaagcaactgggcaggatttgttgtgaaaacctggcaaccctgatctgaatgcacatgctggagatatacttctaattacaggagcgtctttactgatgagaggtgcatgaaaatcgcattcgattttttgcacagccctatatatcataactaacctgttCTGtttagtctgttggtctccgtgtcctctttgcttcgtggtttttctgtgcgtgaaaaaaattgatgtgtggcgtgaaagcgtgtgaaaagagtcaattgcgtgtgtctcacggtgaatgcttgagagttggaacattagttctcaagcagaataaaggacaggttgattattgctgtttaatgtttgtattaatctatgatgtgtccctgtttgcgtacagggacataaaaaataaattaaaagtgatacgtggaccaaggtgtctgagattgttcattttaagtaaaggatcctaatatttcgtccacaacaatatttaatgaggttataactccttgtggttagtctgcacgagatcagcaagcttgtttgctttgcggccgctttaaatacaaaataagcattcgatctacgtcagagcgtctgagcgctcacaaatctttctgcagcgtcgtgagcagagcggcaagagcgatttttgacgctctagatgccggcggtgtgaacgcacctaggcttcggctatggctgtagtgttgttgtgaaagtaggggcggagcatagagactatgtcgtttctcgtttgttactctagagtagaccaattcactttattgaggcataatgcccccatctgttatggaatgtggagtatgacttgattttttttgccaaacattacagatggcacctttaagttgAAATGTGTTTAAGTATGTATATACATtcttataaaacaaattaatcttaTTAAATGGTAAGGTTTAATAAGGAACACAGGAACAGAAATGTTAAATTGGTGATTCTGTTTAGTCGAGGCCTGActtgtattattatattcatgGTATTTCCATCAccctgttttaatgcacattttgaagtGTCGAATGAGAAATGAGTGATAGAAACACCAAATTTTAAATCCCttaatgcacacaaaaaaaaaattacgctcACTTGAGGTGGTTTATGACTTGTGCGAAAAAGGATTAATGTGAAAAATGGGAGATGGAAATCCATTTTGCGAATAAATTCTTCTAAtcgcatataaaaaaaatatttgactttGCACTATGAGCGGGATAACTTGACTAGCTGCGGACTGCATGATCTCTttccacagcatctgaaatatatgaaaattattatattcagttctCCTAGTTTTCTTAATGATATTTAGGGCCAGTTTAacaggaagtgacgattttgttctctttgatgcgttggatggaaacagtgcttgttcgcaaatgttttatgtgatattccaattttgcgaataaattcgcaactttggatggaaaccctaATTGCCTCAGGTCCTGACtttctttttgttcattttgtttttagaTGATATAGCCTACATGACGAAGTATGTTTTTAAAAGCCTTTTTAATGCTATTCCTTGATTTaaaatatccatatatatatatataatgtcctaTTGTTTTTGTCATGTGTTTTAATATGTTGACCAATGTTATATGAAGAATTCTGTCAGGCTATTGACAGATTTTTCTTTGATCTGCATTTCCCCAgctgattttaataaataagcatTGGCTGACGTTTAGggtgttctattttattttttattttttttactaccgCCTAAAATTAAATGATGATAACGTGAGGCAAGTGTACGGCATAATTGTGACCTATTTTTAGTggaattctttttcttttttgccatctTTTGGGGGTTTCTTGTTTTTAAACTGGTCACCTATAGTCGGATACAAAACTTCTGTTTAAACGACAGTCAAATTAGTCGTCGGGCACATCCCTAATGAAAAGTTTAATAGAATTGCAGTGAAACGATGGCACAAAATTTACCTTTCATTGAACATGGTTGACAGAGCTGAGTGCTGTTGAGaagtgtggtctggtttgtgaatGAATGAGCCACATCACAGCTGTAGAAATCATCCAGACACTCCagctccagaggtagagagagactgatgctgagatcagacacactgatgctggacaataaactgtttcctttgtaccaggagagagtcacatgactcacattcaccactgaacaccaAAATGAACATTTGGACATTGATGGTGATGAACAGTTTGAGGAGTTACTGCTtatgacaggaacaggcagacgagctgaaataaagatagaaaaaaaattatctttaacaaatactataaaaatgtTGGTAAAGATGACCATCTGaatgaaacatttgattttaattctGCTGAATACAGCCATATGGTACAGAGAAACAATTATACTGATAGAAAATGGAGCATGAAAATGTCTTGTTTGAACAACTCCTAAAAAGGTTTTGGAATAATGGCTGTAGAGTCTCTTAATCTATTAAGCATTTTAGTGGCCCTTGTGTCACTGAGGCAATGATTTGTTACTGTGGAGACCGTACTGTAATGTACTAAAGATGTACCAAGCCCTTTCAGTAAATTTAATACtttaaatttatttgtattttttttccaagtgCGAAATAATACGTTTTAAGGTCTGTAACTTAAAGAATATGTTTAACTTAAATGTTTTTTGCCTCAGTAGGCAAAAATAAAAGACTTTTGTGTAAAGACGGTACTTCTTATACATGCctaagaagaaaaagaataagAATAGAGTGTCTACTCACCATAGACCTTAACAGTGAAATTGTATTTAGTCACTGTGCTGCTTCTGCTGATGGTCACttcataaagtccagagtctgtggttctggtgttatTGATGCTCAGAGATCCAGTCTTgtcgtccagcttcagtctgttttTGAAACTCACATCAGAAACAAGGATTTGTTTGTTCTCTCTACTGATTCTAGCTATGATTGGTCTGTCATTCCCAAAATGCCACATTATCTTGTCATCTGTCTGTATTTCATTAAGACTAGAGtttagagtgacagaatctccttCCAGCACTGAGACGGACTTCACTGTGTCTgtttcaccaaacacacctgaagaacaaacacaaacagtttcTCAATCACACACATTAAAGATAACTTTAATGAAGCTTTAACAGaaagtttaaagtagttttgaAATAATACCAAACATTTGAAATGTGGAAAGTTTGAAATAGCAAAAGATTGAAAcaacagcattaaaaataaatggccAGGCACTAAAATAACATGTACAGGATTTATGATATCTGAATTTTAGTATTATAAACGTAATTttataaacctgaaaaaaaaaattaaacttaaaaaaaaaaaaatctatttttagagttcttttttttaattttgtacctTGTATTGAAAGAGGATAGTAAAGAGAACTGACTTAAAGCAAAactggagagaaaaggagattgATTCGGATGGAGTTGAAGCAcaagagtttttatttatttatttttatttaaggtgGAACTGAAGCTCATTAAAACATTAACATCTTACTGGGAAAATGTTAACTCCTTGTACCTCAAATTGGAATATCTGACTGAAAGTACAGCTGTTATGTTTAGCATCATAGCTTTAAGTTCATGAGACAAACATAAATAATTAGTAAAAACCTGAATCCAGACTACATCTCATAATATCCAAGACAAAATGCAAGAGCACATTCTCTGACTTATTTAAATTAGTGTTCAGTTGATCTGCACAAACTTATTCCCGAACCAAAAAATGTAACTTACCAACCAGAATAAAGCCAAACCAGACAGCAACAAaagttttttctttaaacatcATCTTCCAGCAGTTTTTAAAAAGATGATCTGAGAGCGTTGTGGTCTTAagtcaatttgtttttgtttttttatctgctTCTGTCGTTGTGTCTTGACTGAGTGAGCATGTGTGAAGAGTGTGGAGGCTGGAGGTCCAGTCTTGCAACAGtgttgctttgtgtgtgtgtgtgtgtgtggtttttttctctctctctctacgttTCATTGGGCTGTGTAATTAATTTAAGACCTCAACAAAACAATCTTGGACTGGAATAAATAACAGGATTGTATTTGTCTTTAATAGAACATGATTATTGAGAGCTGATAGTTTGCATTTCTAGCTGTCTTTTGCAATGGTAAAAAAATTACACTTGTTCTGTCCCAAATGGCTCAGCTGATGTGGACAATTTTTAATAGATGTTACTGTTTCTGTTAATGAACAAAATTTTCCATCTGCTTTGTGCTATCAGAGTCAGGGAACACAAAACTGTTTCatgttttgtattatattatattcatatattttatttgttataaattatttgaaaattgtACCTGAGATTTGTGAAATGTTCACTTGTGTTTGTCATGATctgacaaaaataaagaaataaataaagtaccACAAATAACTGCCTgggttttaaacataaaataaataaagactcaaCATTTATCATTTGATATCAACAGATATGAACATTTtattgtgatgcatttttttggccatatcacccagccctattacaagataaaaaaaaaaaaagatttaaataaaataatgaaataacataaATGAACTAAGGTGTGTCTACATAAGTTTTTCTCAACCAGCATTTTAAATATGGCAATTAATTGGTGTCAGTGAATGTAAAAGGAAGTGTGTTTGAGGGGTTGTGGTCTAATTCACTCTGATGGAAGTTAGCAAATAGTTTGCACTGTCTACAGTTTCTTCACTGCGCAGCTTTACGACTGGTGCTCTCGGGTTTTCAAACATAATTGAATCTCTTTTAAACCTCTGAAGTGTTGAAGAAAATGTTTCAGACATTGGCTTTTTGTGGTTTGTGCTTTTGGTGTCTGGTTGGTAAGTTATTGACATGTTTTCTGATTTATTGTTGCATGCTATAAAACAAATAATCTGGTCCCAGATAAGCGGTGgaaaatagatggatggatgttgcTTGTTATTTGTGTAGTACTCTAATGAACTTCTGTTCCAACATCAGTAAATGAAACATGAAGATTTATActaaaccaaaattaaaaatgtcactatattaagataattattatttttatttttattttttacctggcCATTTATGTTCAATGCTGCGGTTTCAATCCTTTGCCATTTCAATTGTTCTACCTTTCCAACATTTGTAATTCAAATGGTTTTAGTTAATGCGTCATTTAGCTTATCTTTAATGTGTGTAATTGAgaatctgtttgtgtttgtgttcttcaggtgtgtttgttgaAACATATGCAGTGAAGTCAGTGTCGGTgaaggagggagattcagtcactctaaactCTAGTCTTAATGAAATACACACAGATGATAAGATAATGTGGACATTTGGACCTAACATGTCTCTCATAGCTAGAATCAATAGAGAGACCAAGACAATCCTTAATGGTactgatgggagattcagagacagactgaagctggacaatcagtctggatctctgaccatcacagacaccagaaccacagactctggagaatataaaGTGACCATCAGCAGCAGAACAGCGATGAATTACAAATTCACTGTTACAGTCTACGGTGAGTAGACAATTACAGCTCACTATTACATATCACAGATTTggcatatttattgttttaattcgaTTTGAGTGGTGCTTAGAGTCATACAATAGGGTCATTCCGTGTCAACCAAACTTAATCCAAATTTCAGAAACTCTAAAAATCTCTaaaatctctaaaaaaaaaaaaaagtaattgtaaaTCCTGAGTAAATGGGATCCTGGGTAATCTTTAGTTAATAATTCATTCCTGGTTATTCATAGTCTGATGCATGCGTCACATTTCTAAACCCTTCCGATTTCAACACTTATCACTggataaacacacaaaaaaacacatttggttTTTGACAGTTGCAAATGGTTAGGATCCAACCGTTTGGACATGAAGCTGCACAGATGATATCTCTGGGCCTGAAGAATATAGGGCCATACAAATTTCTAAAAGAAAAGTTTCTTCAGAACCTTCTTTCATTCACTGTAAAATGAACCATAGTAGGTTTTATTGCCACCTTGTCCTGAGCCTGAAGCCTGTACTGTGCAAcagggatcttttttttttaaaattattattaatattttttattaaagcaaaagCAACAGCAGTATATCTCTCATTTTCTTGTCTCAACAATTAATGCCTTTTTGCCTATTTACATAAGTTGCTGAAAGTGTGGCTCTGTGGATAGCCctaggttgtgggtttgaatctcataTGGAGACTAAAGATCTTCCTTCATTTTATGTGCTTTGTGTAATGTAGTTCATACATGGTCTTATAACTGCTGCTTGAAGCTACATTTTATccatactgtatttttgtttgttttgtcatgttttcagctcgtctgcctgttcctgtcatcagcagaaactcttcacaatgttcttcatcatcatcatcatcatcatattgttcactggtgtgttcagtggtgaatgtgggtcatgtgactctctcctggtacaaaggaaacagtttattgtccagcatcagtgtgtctgatctcagcatcagtctctctctacctctggaggtggaatatcaggagaaaaacagctacagctgtgtgatcaacaatcccatcacaaaccagaccacacatctggacatcactcaactctgtctGCCATGTTCAGGTATACAAGCAGTGATATTAACATCTATTTATTTGTGTCATTTAGTTTCGGTTTCATTgactttttctgttttctgttgtttCGGTGTTCCTTTGATTGACTTCCCGCTCTTCCTTTGTTGTCATGGTTACTGATATGATTAGTTCTTGAGTTCAGCTGTTTCATTTATTTACCTTGTTTGTgttggtgttatttttttttcaccaatgACAACAAGATGACAAAGAACTAAAACTCCTTTTGAATGACAAAAACTAAACGAACAAAAATCTATTGACATTTTcgacaacaaataaaaatgttagggAGGGACGATTTGGGATGAGATTTTTACCTGTGCGTTTTGTATGAAATAATGTTTGGGATTCCTATTCTTGACTCCCTGTCTGCAACAGAAGACCGAACCTCATGGATTGTGGCTAAATAAGCTGCTGTGGCTCAAATGCTCCAAAAACATTATTGGTAGTTATGAAATAAATAGGGGACACATATTTcggtagtctcagcctcagatgtcacaCCTATGGACCGCTAgctgaacgtctgatgcatatggcactCAAAAGTGGAAATTCTTCAGGAGTTTCGAAGTAgtcattggattggttgaattatacaggatttccaggagatgtgtgtcgcgttctttaatgTTTCGCCTTATACTTCGGTAGCAATGAATCCAGCGACCCATACTATATAGGCTAATATCTCAGagtgatatttacatttacatttattcatttagcagatgcttttatccaaagcgacttacagatgataTGCATTTGTAACCCCCAAACTATTGggtaattatatttaatagtaataaGAATACACATAAGCCTATGTATCTTACAATGAGAATGTTCTACAAACTGAaagcattcataataataaaacagacaaCAAAAGCACAGCATTAATGATTAATTTCTTCTCTATGCAAGCATTTCCAAGCTCGCCACAATATCTAGCTTGTCCAGTGGGCATTCTTCTTTAAAACATGATGTTCACGCACCAATATTTGCTGTACAGCAATTCCTGGTTACTGTTTTCGATAAGTCACTTTTTTTCAACACAACACCGGGTCCCTGCTTCTGACTCAGTCACAAGAGCCACTGACTCCACCTTGGCCCTCCGGACCTTCGGTATCACCCAGGCTTTTCCTCCAT is from Carassius gibelio isolate Cgi1373 ecotype wild population from Czech Republic chromosome B22, carGib1.2-hapl.c, whole genome shotgun sequence and encodes:
- the LOC127988175 gene encoding uncharacterized protein LOC127988175, giving the protein MMFKEKTFVAVWFGFILVGVFGETDTVKSVSVLEGDSVTLNSSLNEIQTDDKIMWHFGNDRPIIARISRENKQILVSDVSFKNRLKLDDKTGSLSINNTRTTDSGLYEVTISRSSTVTKYNFTVKVYARLPVPVISSNSSNCSSPSMSKCSFWCSVVNVSHVTLSWYKGNSLLSSISVSDLSISLSLPLELECLDDFYSCDVAHSFTNQTTLLNSTQLCQPCSMKDCTFCCHFPEVVTRLVISVLVGVAAAFIVMYDITSNLKKG